A region from the Cryptosporangium arvum DSM 44712 genome encodes:
- a CDS encoding FhaA domain-containing protein, giving the protein MPNRGQEEPVGVLQRFEKRLENLVEGAFAKVFKGVVHPVEIASAMQREADAHKSILGGGRTLVPNRYIIDLSPSDHDRLAQYAAPLAQELAQAQAEYIGEQGWTVYGDVIVEIERGDGLDTGMFRIAAEVYTGGVEPAHNPNPYQNPPPQGYNMPPQGGGLPPVSGPPGYGNPVSGPGYGNPVSGPPGPQGGYGARQARLITSDGRQFTIVIGSTVIGRGEGAQVRLADVGISRQHARVDFDGSRVVLTDLSSTNGTTVNGNRINAAALQHGDVVQLGTTSLTFRLDG; this is encoded by the coding sequence ATGCCGAACCGAGGACAGGAGGAACCGGTGGGCGTTCTGCAGCGCTTCGAGAAGAGGTTGGAGAACCTCGTCGAGGGGGCGTTCGCCAAGGTCTTCAAGGGAGTTGTGCATCCCGTGGAGATCGCTAGCGCGATGCAGCGCGAGGCGGATGCGCACAAGTCCATCTTGGGCGGTGGGCGCACACTGGTTCCCAACCGCTACATCATCGATCTGAGTCCGAGCGACCACGACCGGCTGGCCCAGTACGCGGCCCCGCTGGCGCAGGAGCTCGCGCAGGCCCAAGCCGAGTACATCGGCGAGCAGGGCTGGACGGTGTACGGAGACGTCATCGTCGAGATCGAGCGTGGAGATGGCCTCGACACGGGTATGTTCCGGATCGCCGCCGAGGTGTACACCGGTGGCGTCGAGCCGGCGCACAACCCGAACCCGTACCAGAACCCGCCGCCGCAGGGGTACAACATGCCCCCGCAGGGTGGAGGGCTGCCGCCGGTCAGCGGCCCGCCCGGGTACGGAAACCCCGTCAGTGGTCCGGGGTACGGCAACCCGGTGAGCGGTCCGCCCGGACCGCAGGGTGGCTATGGAGCCAGGCAAGCTCGGCTGATCACGTCGGACGGGCGGCAGTTCACGATCGTGATCGGCTCGACCGTGATCGGTCGCGGCGAGGGCGCGCAGGTGCGCCTGGCCGACGTCGGCATCTCCCGGCAGCACGCCCGGGTCGATTTCGACGGCTCCCGGGTGGTGCTCACCGACCTGAGCTCCACCAACGGCACCACGGTCAACGGGAACCGGATCAACGCGGCGGCCCTCCAGCACGGCGACGTCGTGCAGCTGGGTACCACGTCGCTCACGTTCCGGCTGGATGGCTGA
- a CDS encoding LLM class F420-dependent oxidoreductase, with amino-acid sequence MVNFGYTLMCEQAGPTALVSHARRAEETGFDFEVISDHYNPWLDAQGHAPNAWSVLGAVSQVTERVPLMTYVTCPTLRYHPAVIAQNAATTGLLSDGRFWLGLGAGENLNEHVVGRGWPPANIRHEMLSEAVDIIAALFTGEYVNYVGEHFRVDSAKLWDVPDSPPPIGIAVSGKQSAGLAAENADFLIAVEPVGDLIDQFERESGKQGAPKVGQLPICFDADRSAAVTRAHEQFRWFGNGWKVNAELPGPAGFEGATQFVREEDVAESIPCGSDPAAVVEAARPYVEAGFTHLAFVQIGGEHQEGFLDWSEKELLPALRESFRA; translated from the coding sequence ATGGTGAATTTCGGTTACACGCTCATGTGCGAACAGGCCGGTCCGACCGCGTTGGTGAGTCACGCGCGGCGCGCCGAGGAGACCGGCTTCGACTTCGAGGTCATCAGCGACCACTACAACCCCTGGCTGGACGCGCAGGGTCACGCGCCGAACGCCTGGTCGGTACTGGGAGCGGTCAGCCAGGTCACCGAACGGGTGCCGCTGATGACATACGTCACGTGCCCCACCCTCCGGTACCACCCGGCGGTGATCGCGCAAAACGCCGCGACGACCGGCCTGCTCTCGGACGGACGCTTCTGGCTCGGCCTCGGCGCCGGGGAGAACCTCAACGAGCACGTCGTCGGGCGGGGCTGGCCGCCGGCGAACATCCGGCACGAGATGCTCAGCGAGGCCGTGGACATCATCGCGGCCCTCTTCACCGGCGAGTACGTCAACTACGTCGGCGAACACTTCCGGGTCGACTCGGCCAAGCTCTGGGACGTGCCGGACTCGCCCCCGCCGATCGGGATCGCGGTCTCGGGCAAGCAGTCGGCCGGGCTGGCCGCCGAGAACGCGGACTTCCTCATCGCGGTGGAGCCGGTCGGCGACCTGATCGACCAGTTCGAGCGGGAGAGCGGCAAGCAGGGCGCGCCCAAGGTGGGGCAGCTCCCGATCTGCTTCGACGCCGATCGGAGCGCTGCGGTCACCCGGGCGCACGAGCAGTTCCGCTGGTTCGGCAACGGCTGGAAGGTCAACGCCGAGCTGCCCGGCCCGGCCGGTTTCGAGGGCGCGACCCAGTTCGTCCGCGAGGAAGACGTCGCTGAATCGATTCCGTGCGGTTCGGACCCGGCCGCGGTGGTGGAGGCGGCCCGCCCGTACGTCGAGGCCGGCTTCACCCACCTGGCGTTCGTGCAGATCGGCGGTGAGCACCAGGAAGGCTTCCTGGATTGGTCGGAGAAAGAGCTCCTGCCGGCACTGCGGGAGAGCTTCCGGGCGTGA
- a CDS encoding phosphotransferase: MLFTDAEPVSDDALLGLVYEVCPRFVPGTVLHRSATSFVVAGSVDLSPVVAKVLAGGAPFWREHFLREVEAYRLFESVPPPVRTPQLLAADAERGVLLLERVFGRPLARERHPTVPIPPTELAGALTELRQLAKWQPPVGQSWIVNYTPRIDRARRQGVFDDVDRAAVAELARRSAGRWELAHGDPVLDNVLSTRDGFVFLDWATAGLYLAGFDLAQLWVLLGELHGPRRAIEDLVDDGGPAAVEPFLVNVALLLGRERRSYQHRTDDVGVARRARLAETWNEVRARVHRAVK; the protein is encoded by the coding sequence ATGTTGTTCACCGATGCCGAGCCGGTCTCGGACGACGCCCTGCTGGGCCTCGTCTACGAGGTGTGTCCCCGGTTCGTGCCCGGCACCGTCCTGCACCGCAGCGCGACGTCGTTCGTCGTCGCCGGCTCGGTCGACCTCAGCCCGGTGGTGGCGAAGGTGCTGGCCGGCGGCGCTCCGTTCTGGCGTGAGCACTTCCTGCGGGAGGTCGAGGCCTACCGGCTGTTCGAGAGCGTCCCGCCGCCGGTGCGCACACCGCAGCTGCTCGCCGCCGACGCCGAGCGCGGCGTGCTGCTCCTCGAGCGGGTGTTCGGGCGGCCCCTGGCGCGTGAGCGGCACCCCACGGTCCCGATCCCGCCGACCGAGCTCGCCGGTGCGCTCACCGAGTTACGCCAGCTGGCCAAGTGGCAGCCGCCGGTCGGGCAGTCCTGGATCGTGAACTACACGCCGCGGATCGACCGCGCGCGGCGTCAAGGCGTGTTCGACGACGTCGACCGCGCCGCCGTGGCCGAGCTGGCACGCCGCTCGGCCGGCCGGTGGGAGCTGGCCCACGGCGACCCGGTGCTCGACAACGTCCTGAGTACCCGGGACGGGTTCGTCTTCCTCGACTGGGCGACGGCCGGCCTCTACCTGGCCGGGTTCGACCTGGCTCAGCTCTGGGTGCTACTCGGGGAGCTGCACGGGCCGCGGCGGGCGATCGAGGACCTGGTCGACGACGGGGGACCGGCGGCCGTGGAGCCGTTTCTGGTGAACGTCGCGCTCCTGCTGGGCCGGGAGCGCCGTTCCTACCAGCACCGCACGGACGACGTGGGCGTCGCCCGCCGGGCCCGGCTGGCCGAGACCTGGAACGAGGTGCGGGCCCGCGTCCACCGAGCCGTGAAGTGA
- a CDS encoding L,D-transpeptidase, whose product MIRRAVLRCAVVATLAGASLGVLLPSTAQAAGCSPRTGPAQRQVENYLGLPVDGTASYADCLAVQKFQRRMDIRPTAGYAGPLTSSVVSRLSNASLGSCGYSSGLRVCVDLTHQVMWVTRSGKRIHGPVPIRTGRTGLITPTGTYKIQDKKISTISSYFKVKLPYWQRFYRDMGFHQTTTWLYDPGSPGSHGCINLLPADATALYSYTRRGTPVKIFGRKPGT is encoded by the coding sequence ATGATTCGACGTGCTGTGTTGCGCTGTGCCGTCGTCGCGACGCTGGCCGGCGCGAGCCTCGGCGTGCTGCTGCCGTCGACCGCGCAGGCGGCCGGGTGCTCGCCGCGGACCGGGCCCGCGCAGCGTCAGGTGGAGAACTACCTGGGCCTGCCCGTCGACGGGACGGCCAGTTACGCCGACTGCCTCGCCGTCCAGAAGTTCCAGCGACGGATGGACATCCGGCCGACCGCCGGATACGCCGGTCCGCTCACCTCGAGCGTCGTCAGCCGCCTGAGCAACGCCTCGCTCGGGTCCTGCGGGTACTCGTCCGGCCTCCGCGTCTGTGTCGACCTCACCCACCAGGTGATGTGGGTCACCCGGTCGGGCAAGCGGATCCACGGACCGGTGCCGATCCGCACCGGGCGCACCGGCCTCATCACGCCGACCGGCACGTACAAGATCCAGGACAAGAAGATCAGCACGATCTCCTCGTACTTCAAGGTGAAGCTCCCGTACTGGCAGCGGTTCTACCGGGACATGGGCTTCCACCAGACGACGACCTGGCTCTACGACCCGGGATCGCCGGGCTCGCACGGGTGCATCAACCTGCTCCCGGCCGACGCCACCGCGCTGTACTCGTACACCCGGCGCGGCACCCCGGTGAAGATCTTCGGCCGCAAGCCCGGGACCTAG
- a CDS encoding LuxR C-terminal-related transcriptional regulator — MPRSRPAERYRARIAVVGGDRDPGLHRTAGLLESEPSFDVRTDHVAGHGAGRDRLALLDRTQPDVVLVGRFPGRPELTALMAREVVDAAGRPSRLIALAAGPPDAELRAVLRAGAIGFLRADARRTTVLEVILRAAEGAVPSSPAATTTLATAFAAPPRQPGSGARLSQLTRRERDVLRLVAKGLSNGEIAAALVVTTSTVKTHMNAILGKLGLRDRVQATVFAYESGLIRPGGP; from the coding sequence ATGCCACGTTCCCGGCCCGCGGAGCGCTACCGAGCCCGGATCGCGGTGGTCGGTGGCGATCGGGATCCGGGACTGCACCGGACGGCGGGTCTCCTCGAGTCCGAACCCAGCTTCGACGTCCGCACCGATCACGTGGCCGGTCACGGCGCCGGTCGGGATCGGCTGGCGCTGCTCGACCGGACCCAGCCCGACGTCGTCCTGGTCGGGCGGTTCCCGGGCCGGCCCGAACTGACCGCGCTGATGGCCCGCGAGGTGGTCGACGCCGCCGGGCGGCCGAGCCGGTTGATCGCACTGGCGGCCGGGCCTCCCGACGCCGAGCTGCGTGCCGTGCTCCGCGCCGGGGCCATCGGCTTCCTCCGGGCCGACGCCCGGCGCACCACCGTCCTCGAGGTGATCCTCCGGGCCGCCGAGGGCGCGGTACCGAGCAGCCCCGCCGCGACGACGACGCTCGCGACGGCGTTCGCCGCACCGCCGCGGCAGCCCGGGTCGGGGGCGCGGCTCAGCCAGCTCACCCGGCGCGAGCGCGACGTTCTCCGGCTGGTCGCCAAAGGCCTGTCGAACGGCGAGATCGCCGCTGCCCTGGTGGTGACGACGAGCACCGTGAAGACGCACATGAACGCGATCCTCGGCAAGCTCGGCCTGCGCGACCGGGTGCAGGCGACCGTCTTCGCCTACGAGAGCGGCCTGATCCGCCCCGGTGGGCCCTAG
- a CDS encoding Fpg/Nei family DNA glycosylase: MPELPEVEALAAYLRERAVGHAITRIDVAAIGVLKTYDPTPLSLHGALITGATRHGKFLDLDVGGIHLVAHLARAGWLHYRDKLPAAPPKPGRGPIALRVHLDDESGFDLTEAGTKKSLAVYLVRDPNEVPGVARLGPDALAVSEAEFTERVRSHRGQIKGVLTDQTVIAGVGNAYSDEILHVAKLSPFAIASRLNDEEIARLYGALRSVESDAVERSIGQGSATLKAEKRSGLRVHARTGLPCPVCGDLVREVSFADRSLQYCPTCQTGGKPLADRRMSKLIR, from the coding sequence GTGCCCGAGCTTCCGGAGGTCGAGGCGCTCGCGGCCTACCTGCGCGAGCGCGCGGTCGGCCACGCCATCACACGGATCGACGTCGCCGCGATCGGGGTGCTCAAGACCTACGACCCGACGCCGCTCTCGCTGCACGGTGCGTTGATCACCGGAGCCACCCGGCACGGCAAGTTCCTCGACCTCGACGTCGGGGGAATCCACCTGGTGGCGCACCTCGCGCGGGCCGGGTGGCTGCACTACCGCGACAAGCTGCCGGCCGCTCCGCCGAAGCCCGGCCGCGGGCCGATCGCGCTGCGGGTGCACCTCGACGACGAATCCGGCTTCGACCTCACCGAGGCCGGCACCAAGAAGAGCCTGGCCGTGTACCTGGTCCGGGATCCGAACGAGGTCCCGGGCGTCGCGCGTCTCGGCCCCGACGCGCTGGCGGTCTCCGAGGCGGAGTTCACCGAGCGGGTCCGGAGCCACCGCGGCCAGATCAAGGGCGTGCTGACCGACCAGACCGTGATCGCCGGCGTCGGAAATGCATATTCCGACGAGATTCTGCACGTCGCGAAGCTTTCGCCGTTCGCGATCGCGAGTCGCTTGAATGACGAGGAGATCGCTCGGCTGTACGGTGCTCTCCGATCGGTCGAGAGCGACGCCGTCGAGCGCAGCATCGGCCAGGGTTCGGCAACGCTGAAGGCGGAGAAGCGCTCCGGGCTGCGCGTCCACGCGCGGACCGGTTTGCCGTGCCCGGTGTGTGGAGACCTCGTACGCGAGGTTTCGTTCGCGGACCGGTCGCTGCAGTACTGCCCGACCTGCCAGACAGGCGGCAAGCCGCTCGCCGACCGCAGAATGTCCAAGTTGATCCGGTGA